In Halobacteriovorax marinus SJ, the following proteins share a genomic window:
- a CDS encoding undecaprenyl-phosphate glucose phosphotransferase has protein sequence MLKESEKTFALLQRIIDSTIILIAWLIAYYVRFNFIPDGQQGLFLDFFKVGLILIPISLYFFDKFELYKSQRFSSRFIEILNTLKANFFSFIALIVILYFLKFERLSRIHLAIYFSISSTILLVTRITIRNFLRTLRAKGKNLRHVLLVGDGKNIENYYHAVKKYKDSGISFMGWIDPPSDTSIQVEKITQSYDEYSKNITPDSIILSYDSSSIDKQKMFLQKNYNDIVPIQLLPDLSFSLVGHQIEEFAGIPILTFNQPSFSSFELFLKRLFDFLASLMGLLIISPFMLMLSIGVKLSSPGPIFYGQERVGINGRKFNMWKFRSMRVANDNEDQTTWSSKEDPRKTKFGSFIRSTSLDELPQLWNVLIGDMSLVGPRPERTFFVEKFKNEIPNYMLRHKMKAGITGWAQVNGWRGDTDLSKRIECDIYYIRNWSLILDFKILLLTFVKGFINKNAY, from the coding sequence ATGCTTAAAGAAAGCGAGAAGACGTTTGCACTTTTGCAAAGAATTATAGACTCAACAATCATCCTCATTGCATGGCTTATAGCTTATTATGTAAGATTCAATTTTATACCAGATGGCCAACAAGGACTATTTTTAGATTTTTTTAAAGTTGGACTTATATTAATACCTATTTCACTATACTTCTTTGACAAGTTCGAACTCTATAAATCTCAAAGGTTTTCATCACGCTTTATTGAAATTCTCAATACATTAAAAGCCAACTTCTTTAGCTTTATTGCTCTTATCGTTATCCTATACTTTTTAAAGTTTGAAAGACTTTCTAGAATTCACCTAGCAATTTATTTTTCAATTTCATCCACAATATTACTAGTTACAAGAATTACGATTAGAAATTTTCTTAGAACTCTAAGAGCAAAAGGAAAGAACTTAAGACATGTATTACTTGTGGGTGACGGAAAAAATATTGAGAATTATTATCATGCTGTAAAGAAATATAAAGACAGTGGAATATCTTTCATGGGATGGATTGATCCCCCTAGTGACACATCCATACAAGTTGAAAAAATAACTCAAAGCTATGATGAGTATTCGAAAAATATAACTCCAGATAGTATTATCTTATCTTACGATTCAAGTAGTATAGATAAGCAAAAAATGTTTCTACAAAAGAATTATAACGATATTGTTCCAATTCAGCTTCTTCCTGATCTCTCTTTCTCTCTAGTAGGGCATCAAATTGAAGAGTTTGCAGGGATACCAATTCTTACCTTTAATCAGCCATCATTTTCTTCATTTGAACTCTTTCTAAAGAGACTTTTTGATTTTTTAGCTTCACTCATGGGCCTTCTTATAATCTCCCCTTTCATGCTTATGCTCTCAATTGGGGTTAAGCTTTCAAGCCCTGGCCCTATCTTTTATGGACAAGAAAGAGTTGGAATCAATGGAAGAAAGTTTAATATGTGGAAATTTAGATCAATGAGAGTTGCTAATGACAATGAAGATCAGACAACCTGGTCATCGAAAGAAGACCCTAGAAAAACAAAATTTGGCTCATTTATTAGGTCCACGAGCTTAGATGAGCTACCTCAACTTTGGAATGTATTAATAGGTGATATGTCTTTAGTTGGACCAAGACCAGAGAGAACATTCTTTGTGGAGAAGTTTAAAAATGAAATTCCAAACTATATGCTTAGACATAAAATGAAAGCTGGTATCACCGGCTGGGCGCAAGTAAATGGTTGGCGAGGAGACACAGATCTCTCAAAAAGAATTGAATGCGACATTTACTATATAAGAAATTGGTCGCTGATTTTAGACTTTAAAATTCTCTTACTCACATTTGTAAAGGGCTTTATCAATAAGAATGCGTATTAA
- a CDS encoding glycosyltransferase: protein MELTKDLSVILPAYLEEENLRLLLPRITKVCSEITSSYEVIVVDTEASMDGTPNACAESKVEYFNRTGGNTYGAAIRTGISMANGKKIIFMDADGSHHPEFIKKLYHEKDGSDVIIASRYMEGGHTENSPILILMSKIVNWGFAFVLNIKCKDVSNSFRLYDGEKLKELTLKCENFDIVEEVLYKLLKKNKGLKIKEIPFSFKQRMFGETKRNLPKFIMTYIFTLIKLRFMKV, encoded by the coding sequence ATGGAATTAACTAAAGATTTAAGCGTTATTCTCCCGGCGTACCTAGAAGAGGAGAATTTAAGACTTCTTTTGCCAAGAATCACAAAAGTCTGTTCAGAAATTACATCAAGCTATGAAGTCATAGTTGTAGACACAGAAGCTTCCATGGACGGCACTCCAAATGCTTGCGCTGAGTCTAAGGTTGAGTACTTCAATAGAACTGGTGGTAATACATATGGAGCAGCTATTCGAACAGGTATATCCATGGCCAATGGAAAGAAAATTATCTTTATGGATGCTGACGGGTCGCACCATCCAGAGTTTATTAAAAAACTCTATCATGAAAAAGACGGCTCTGATGTCATCATTGCGTCAAGATACATGGAAGGTGGTCACACAGAAAATAGCCCTATTTTGATATTAATGAGTAAAATTGTAAATTGGGGCTTTGCTTTTGTCCTAAATATAAAGTGCAAGGATGTTTCAAATAGCTTTAGACTTTACGATGGTGAAAAGCTGAAAGAGCTTACACTTAAATGTGAGAACTTCGATATTGTTGAAGAAGTTCTCTACAAATTACTCAAGAAAAATAAGGGACTTAAAATTAAAGAGATCCCCTTCAGCTTCAAGCAACGCATGTTTGGAGAAACAAAGAGAAATCTACCAAAGTTCATCATGACTTATATTTTCACTCTAATTAAGCTTAGGTTTATGAAGGTTTAA
- the rfbH gene encoding lipopolysaccharide biosynthesis protein RfbH produces MRSEIIAKSREFFKEELNKKKIIPGESYIPPSGKVMDEDDMEYLIDASLDMWLTAGRYHKQFEKEFASFMDQRFSLLVNSGSSANLVAFAALTSPKLGDRQIKPGDEVITVAAGFPTTVNPIVQHGCIPVFVDVELETYELDISQLDLALSKKTKAVMVAHTLGNMFDVKSVKEFCDKHGLWLIEDTCDALGAKFDGKMAGTYGDIATVSFYPAHHMTMGEGGAVLTSNPRLKKIIESFRDWGRDCWCPPGVDNTCGKRFTYQLGELPKGFDHKYTYSHIGYNLKVTDMQAAVGLSQLKKIKKFIKKRNSNFDYLKSKLEGLEDKLILPKATEGCEASWFGFLISVKEGSGVSKQELCEFLEDNKVGTRQLFAGNLVKQPLYEGVEKRVIGELPNTDYILNNSFWVGCWPGLNEEHLDYIADKIREKMS; encoded by the coding sequence ATGCGCAGTGAAATTATTGCTAAGTCACGTGAGTTCTTTAAAGAAGAACTAAATAAGAAGAAAATTATTCCTGGAGAAAGCTACATTCCTCCATCGGGAAAAGTAATGGATGAAGATGATATGGAGTACTTAATTGATGCTTCATTAGATATGTGGCTTACTGCTGGAAGGTATCATAAGCAATTTGAAAAAGAGTTTGCTAGCTTTATGGACCAGAGATTTAGCCTGCTTGTGAATTCTGGCTCCTCTGCCAATCTTGTAGCTTTTGCTGCGCTTACTTCTCCGAAGTTGGGCGATAGACAGATTAAGCCTGGCGATGAAGTTATCACTGTTGCAGCAGGGTTTCCTACTACTGTGAACCCTATAGTTCAGCATGGTTGTATTCCTGTCTTTGTTGATGTTGAGCTTGAAACATATGAGCTTGATATATCCCAACTTGATCTTGCTCTTTCTAAAAAAACAAAAGCTGTTATGGTTGCTCATACACTTGGAAATATGTTCGATGTAAAGTCAGTTAAAGAATTCTGCGATAAGCATGGTCTCTGGTTAATAGAAGATACGTGCGATGCTCTTGGGGCAAAGTTTGATGGAAAAATGGCCGGAACATATGGTGATATCGCTACAGTTTCATTTTATCCAGCTCACCATATGACAATGGGTGAAGGAGGGGCTGTTTTAACTTCAAACCCAAGACTTAAAAAAATTATAGAATCATTTAGAGACTGGGGAAGAGACTGTTGGTGTCCTCCTGGTGTAGATAATACATGTGGTAAGAGATTTACTTATCAGCTGGGTGAACTTCCTAAAGGCTTTGATCATAAATACACTTACTCTCATATTGGGTATAATTTAAAAGTTACTGATATGCAGGCAGCTGTTGGATTATCTCAATTAAAGAAAATCAAAAAGTTCATTAAGAAGAGAAACTCTAACTTTGATTACTTGAAATCTAAATTAGAAGGCCTTGAAGATAAGCTAATTCTTCCTAAAGCAACTGAAGGTTGTGAAGCCAGTTGGTTTGGCTTTCTAATTTCAGTAAAAGAGGGGAGTGGAGTCTCAAAGCAAGAGTTATGTGAGTTCCTAGAAGACAATAAGGTTGGAACGAGACAGCTTTTTGCTGGGAACTTAGTTAAGCAGCCTTTGTATGAAGGAGTTGAGAAAAGAGTTATCGGTGAGCTTCCAAATACTGATTATATTCTGAATAATTCTTTTTGGGTAGGCTGTTGGCCGGGGCTTAATGAAGAGCATTTAGACTATATTGCTGATAAAATAAGAGAGAAGATGTCGTGA
- a CDS encoding GDP-mannose 4,6-dehydratase: MKYLITGGCGFLGSNLAAEVLKRGDELVIFDNLYRHGTEKNLEWLRSLGEFKFYRNDIRNRDDVQFCIKSEKPDVIFHVAGQVAMTTSLERPRFDFDINVGGTFNLLEAVRDHCPNASIVYSSTNKVYGDLEHLEYHESDTRYSIPKFPKGLPESIGLDFTTPYGCSKGAADQYMKDWAKCFGLKTVVFRHSSIFGGRQFSTFDQGWIGWFVSRAVETQRGNLKEPFTIQGNGKQVRDVLFSEDIVKCYWAAVENIEKTKGQSFNIGGGMDNSLSILELFAHLENEMGIKLDYKELAPRESDQKMFVADIAKAKEYFGWEPKVKTAEGLRKMIEWVKTI, translated from the coding sequence GTGAAGTATCTTATTACAGGTGGTTGTGGATTCCTAGGCTCAAACCTTGCTGCAGAAGTATTAAAAAGAGGTGATGAACTAGTTATTTTTGATAACTTATACCGTCATGGAACTGAAAAAAATCTTGAATGGCTTAGGTCGCTTGGAGAATTTAAATTCTATAGAAACGATATAAGAAATAGAGATGATGTTCAGTTCTGTATTAAGTCAGAGAAGCCTGATGTGATTTTTCATGTTGCTGGACAAGTTGCGATGACGACATCTCTAGAGAGACCAAGATTTGACTTCGATATTAACGTAGGTGGAACATTCAACTTACTAGAGGCCGTAAGGGATCATTGCCCTAATGCTTCAATCGTTTACTCCTCTACAAACAAAGTCTACGGGGATTTAGAGCATTTAGAATATCACGAAAGTGATACTAGATACTCTATACCTAAATTTCCAAAGGGGCTACCTGAGTCGATTGGACTGGACTTTACTACACCATATGGATGTTCAAAAGGTGCAGCTGATCAGTATATGAAGGACTGGGCAAAGTGCTTTGGCCTAAAAACAGTTGTTTTTAGACATTCATCAATTTTTGGGGGAAGGCAGTTTTCTACATTTGATCAAGGCTGGATTGGTTGGTTTGTCTCTCGAGCAGTCGAAACACAACGTGGAAATTTAAAAGAGCCATTCACGATTCAAGGAAATGGAAAGCAAGTAAGAGATGTTCTTTTTTCTGAAGACATAGTGAAGTGCTATTGGGCTGCCGTGGAGAATATTGAGAAAACAAAAGGTCAGTCATTTAATATTGGTGGCGGTATGGATAATAGTTTATCTATATTGGAGCTCTTTGCTCATCTTGAGAATGAGATGGGAATAAAGCTTGATTACAAAGAATTAGCACCAAGAGAAAGTGATCAGAAAATGTTCGTTGCGGATATTGCTAAGGCAAAAGAGTATTTTGGATGGGAACCGAAAGTTAAGACAGCTGAAGGTTTGAGAAAAATGATTGAATGGGTAAAAACAATTTAA
- the rfbF gene encoding glucose-1-phosphate cytidylyltransferase, whose amino-acid sequence MKVLILAGGYGTRISEETGIRPKPMVEIGEKPIIWHIMKHYSSYGFNEFVILCGYKGHCIKEYFANYFVRESSVTFDLANNSMETISSDGVEKWKVTCLDTGDGTLTGGRIKRAQDFVGNEPFMLTYGDGVSNVDIKALVESHKSSNRLCTMTAVQPAGRFGALEFDSSEQLTAFKEKPKGEGGWINGGFFVCQPEVFNYITEGDKTIFERSPLENLASSNEVNCYRHSGFWKCMDTLADKNALTEMWSSGEAKWKTW is encoded by the coding sequence ATGAAAGTATTAATACTTGCTGGTGGTTATGGAACTAGAATTAGTGAAGAGACGGGAATTAGGCCAAAGCCAATGGTTGAAATAGGTGAAAAGCCAATTATTTGGCACATTATGAAACACTACTCTTCTTATGGCTTTAATGAATTTGTAATCCTTTGTGGTTATAAAGGTCATTGTATTAAAGAATATTTTGCAAATTACTTCGTTAGAGAGAGTTCAGTTACTTTTGACCTTGCTAATAACTCTATGGAAACAATTAGCAGCGACGGTGTTGAAAAATGGAAAGTAACGTGCTTAGACACAGGGGATGGAACATTAACTGGTGGAAGAATTAAGAGAGCTCAGGACTTTGTTGGAAATGAGCCATTTATGCTTACTTATGGTGATGGCGTTTCTAATGTCGACATAAAAGCATTGGTTGAAAGTCACAAATCATCTAATCGTTTATGTACCATGACTGCTGTCCAGCCAGCTGGTAGATTTGGTGCACTAGAGTTTGATTCTTCTGAACAACTTACGGCATTTAAAGAAAAGCCAAAAGGTGAAGGAGGATGGATTAATGGTGGCTTCTTTGTGTGTCAGCCTGAAGTCTTCAACTATATTACAGAAGGCGATAAAACGATTTTTGAGAGATCTCCTCTTGAAAACCTTGCAAGCTCTAATGAAGTTAACTGTTATAGACATAGCGGTTTTTGGAAGTGTATGGACACGCTTGCCGATAAAAACGCATTAACTGAGATGTGGTCATCTGGAGAGGCAAAGTGGAAAACTTGGTAA
- the rfbG gene encoding CDP-glucose 4,6-dehydratase, producing MENLVNQNLFGGVYKGKKVFVTGHTGFKGSWMCFWLTQMGAEVYGYSLEAPTVPNHIEKLQLNIQETIGDIRDKDSLESALSGFQPDIVFHMAAQPLVKLSYKEPIETFETNVIGSMRVYEACRKTPSVESIVTITTDKVYENNEWDWGYRENDKLGGKDPYSASKAAMEIMTNSYRESYFNINKYGSDHNVLMATVRAGNVIGGGDWALDRLIPDIVKASVDGNPVSIRSPYSTRPWQHVLEPLSGYLMIGQKLIEKDKSFADAYNFGPSVTEDVNVEEVVTILRKYWETIDYRIERPKEVLHEAGLLKLDCTKAYRNLRWIPVWNVEDALKNTILWYKEYYENNEIKTELDLNNYIACAKEKSLAWTK from the coding sequence GTGGAAAACTTGGTAAATCAAAACCTCTTTGGAGGAGTATATAAAGGAAAAAAGGTTTTTGTAACTGGGCATACTGGCTTTAAAGGTTCTTGGATGTGCTTTTGGCTAACGCAAATGGGAGCAGAAGTTTATGGTTATTCTTTGGAAGCACCAACAGTTCCTAATCATATTGAAAAGCTACAGTTAAATATTCAAGAAACTATAGGGGACATTCGAGATAAAGATTCTCTGGAGTCCGCGCTAAGTGGATTTCAACCAGATATTGTATTCCATATGGCAGCTCAGCCTTTAGTAAAACTATCTTATAAAGAACCAATTGAAACATTTGAAACAAATGTAATTGGGTCGATGAGAGTTTATGAAGCTTGTAGGAAAACTCCATCTGTAGAGTCGATTGTGACAATTACTACTGATAAAGTTTATGAAAATAATGAATGGGATTGGGGATATAGAGAGAACGATAAACTTGGTGGAAAAGACCCTTATTCTGCTTCTAAAGCTGCAATGGAAATTATGACTAACTCGTATAGAGAGTCATATTTTAATATAAATAAGTACGGCTCTGATCATAATGTTCTAATGGCCACTGTTCGAGCTGGTAATGTTATTGGTGGTGGAGATTGGGCATTAGATAGATTAATTCCTGATATTGTAAAGGCCTCTGTTGATGGAAACCCTGTTTCCATAAGAAGTCCATACTCTACGAGACCTTGGCAGCATGTTCTTGAACCTCTTTCAGGATATCTGATGATAGGGCAAAAGCTTATTGAGAAAGACAAATCTTTTGCTGATGCGTACAACTTTGGGCCATCTGTTACTGAGGATGTCAATGTTGAAGAAGTTGTTACTATTTTGCGTAAGTATTGGGAGACGATTGACTATAGAATTGAGAGACCGAAAGAGGTCTTACATGAAGCAGGTCTCTTAAAGCTCGACTGTACTAAAGCATATAGAAATTTACGATGGATTCCTGTCTGGAATGTAGAAGATGCTCTTAAAAATACAATTCTTTGGTATAAAGAATATTATGAAAATAATGAGATTAAGACAGAGCTCGACCTTAATAACTATATAGCATGTGCAAAAGAGAAGTCACTTGCTTGGACAAAGTAA
- a CDS encoding NAD-dependent epimerase/dehydratase family protein: MQKRSHLLGQSKRALVSGGTGFLGSHVSRFLLSIGFSVTIIIRKSSSLSRLEDVSDQLSYILIDDLNSIEPSYDYFFHLATCYGRNGETNSEMEAINISFPMMVIEKLSENCVIYNFGTSLSSDVNFYAKSKNKFYSKLTSEYSSRTIVNLKLEHFFGPKDGSFIEFLVRSFQEKVNSIRLTKGEQIRDFIYYKDVISALHYILKSDNSGDYSIGSGREILLKDVVVKIKEIVGNSVTQLRWGDVPYRENEVMYSVANTKRLTDIGWAAEFSLEEGIRDLLKEK; encoded by the coding sequence GTGCAAAAGAGAAGTCACTTGCTTGGACAAAGTAAGAGAGCTCTGGTTAGTGGTGGGACGGGCTTCCTCGGAAGTCATGTCTCGCGATTCTTACTAAGTATTGGCTTCTCTGTAACTATAATAATAAGAAAAAGCTCATCATTATCAAGGCTTGAAGATGTCTCAGATCAGCTATCTTATATTTTAATCGATGACTTAAATTCTATAGAGCCTTCATATGATTATTTCTTTCACCTTGCGACTTGCTATGGAAGAAATGGAGAAACTAATAGTGAGATGGAGGCCATTAATATTTCTTTTCCCATGATGGTAATCGAAAAACTTTCAGAAAACTGTGTTATTTATAACTTTGGAACCTCGCTGAGTTCAGATGTTAACTTTTATGCGAAATCAAAGAATAAGTTTTATTCAAAACTCACCTCTGAGTATTCTTCTAGAACTATTGTTAACTTAAAATTAGAGCACTTTTTTGGTCCTAAAGATGGAAGCTTTATCGAGTTTTTAGTTCGTTCTTTTCAGGAGAAGGTGAACTCTATCCGATTAACTAAGGGTGAGCAGATCAGAGATTTTATATACTATAAAGATGTCATATCTGCTTTGCACTACATCTTAAAATCCGATAATTCGGGAGATTACTCTATTGGTTCGGGAAGAGAAATTCTATTAAAAGATGTTGTAGTTAAGATTAAAGAGATCGTAGGGAATAGTGTGACTCAATTAAGGTGGGGAGATGTCCCATATCGAGAAAATGAAGTTATGTACTCAGTTGCAAATACAAAAAGATTAACGGATATAGGGTGGGCTGCAGAATTTAGTCTAGAGGAAGGAATACGTGATCTACTTAAAGAAAAATAA
- a CDS encoding DUF2079 domain-containing protein, whose translation MIYLKKNKLIALSSLLVAFIFLPLIVNLKGVLYNCFHAYDLGLYQQAFINMADGNWNPYLTIRGLNIFNDHFMPIIFTSIPFVWISNYSPFSMIFLEWFYYITFIIVTFLYVKPRGLGRALFAVFMIVFSKGVMSAIEFPIHPGTWSMFAWFLLVYGINKKNNYYIIICSVLVCLFRESYPFSIFMLSLYYLVKKEVKLGSVLLSFSVIYLLFIFKIRPTFIGPVHDYGGWIVEGILSNPILFTYQKIISIDWMVPLKIFAPFIIPVILIIKSKQRKLDTLFTPCFLMLIPLFAIHIISGKFHFHYGPPFMSVLIAYLCFDDDFWKLIENKKVLYLTIFLFLITSSSRYTKFFRFLVLGKGKNCRVVDAKLDSTKLIKNKMKNISNDKIFLSTGGVIQMILKPGLKVYPPYTLVTLPDKFDYVLFEKNNHGDVYPMTKEEVDLAIKKCHEFSNKVLMNDDYFYFAEGDFPKECVSVK comes from the coding sequence GTGATCTACTTAAAGAAAAATAAACTAATTGCTCTTTCAAGCCTACTTGTCGCATTTATATTTCTACCATTAATAGTGAATCTAAAGGGTGTGTTGTATAACTGCTTCCATGCTTATGACCTTGGTCTTTATCAACAGGCTTTCATCAATATGGCTGATGGCAATTGGAATCCTTATCTTACTATTCGCGGATTAAATATTTTTAATGACCACTTCATGCCGATTATATTTACATCCATTCCATTCGTCTGGATTTCAAACTATAGTCCATTTTCAATGATATTTTTAGAGTGGTTTTACTATATAACCTTTATCATTGTTACATTTCTTTATGTTAAACCAAGAGGATTGGGGAGAGCTCTATTTGCAGTGTTTATGATAGTCTTTTCAAAAGGCGTTATGAGTGCAATAGAATTTCCAATTCATCCAGGAACTTGGTCAATGTTTGCTTGGTTCTTACTTGTTTATGGTATTAATAAGAAAAATAACTACTATATTATTATTTGCTCAGTTCTCGTTTGCTTATTTAGAGAATCTTACCCTTTTTCTATTTTTATGCTCTCCTTGTACTATTTAGTAAAAAAAGAAGTAAAGCTAGGCAGTGTCTTACTATCTTTCAGTGTCATTTACTTACTCTTTATTTTTAAAATAAGACCGACCTTTATTGGACCTGTGCATGATTATGGTGGCTGGATCGTAGAGGGAATTTTAAGTAACCCTATCTTATTCACTTATCAAAAAATTATAAGTATCGATTGGATGGTTCCTTTAAAAATATTTGCACCTTTCATTATTCCTGTCATTTTGATAATAAAGTCGAAGCAAAGAAAATTAGATACCTTGTTCACTCCTTGTTTTCTAATGTTGATCCCTCTTTTTGCAATACATATTATTTCTGGGAAGTTTCATTTTCACTATGGCCCACCATTTATGTCTGTGTTAATTGCTTATCTTTGCTTTGATGATGATTTTTGGAAGTTAATTGAAAATAAGAAAGTTCTATATTTAACGATTTTTTTATTTTTAATAACTAGCTCTTCTCGTTATACAAAGTTTTTTAGATTCCTTGTGTTAGGAAAAGGTAAAAACTGTCGAGTAGTTGATGCAAAGTTAGATAGTACAAAACTAATTAAAAATAAGATGAAGAATATTTCCAATGATAAAATATTTTTATCTACAGGAGGAGTTATTCAGATGATTTTAAAGCCTGGTTTAAAAGTATACCCTCCATATACTTTAGTGACCTTGCCAGATAAATTTGATTACGTATTATTTGAAAAGAATAATCATGGGGATGTTTATCCAATGACTAAAGAAGAAGTTGATCTTGCAATAAAGAAGTGCCATGAATTCTCTAATAAAGTATTAATGAATGATGATTATTTCTACTTTGCAGAAGGAGATTTTCCCAAAGAGTGTGTGAGTGTTAAATAG
- a CDS encoding ArnT family glycosyltransferase, whose translation MLNRLQKYSKELLLICTFLIFYGHSINLWGFFHDGYLYAALGKNFPWDSWLIPSQSASQFHEFSHHPPLFFILEGVFFKLFGSSFAAARIFGSLWVLASALITFHFIKKNYNSILASVSSILLLTLPSLMKKSRFPNMDQALLFSYLTCLLIYFEAYRNRSSKTMALSGLFWGLSLLIKGLSGVLILPLVFIHQLMVRKSLRFLLEREIWVAFIVGGLVFSLWPISLFSIGRFDIFLSYLDFQLFSTAISGRGETELNFFLYFFHLLKSAPHICFLTLLSVYLFVKGRIKEFREFYFFNLVCVVSYLLILSCMKFKYSHYLIPIYPFLSILAGFSVYSLVEKNLKRVTISYVAILIISFVVLFPLGVTNKVKRDKEVYEISKLFKSLERVPRNWVIVDNSYSYWAISGLSSYLYGANPYNLNSDEARKKALSLSDTLFVTRGSLMSSELKKSYKPLMSVESDLKFWVPKKSLKRKIE comes from the coding sequence GTGTTAAATAGACTGCAGAAATACTCTAAAGAGTTATTACTGATTTGTACATTCTTAATCTTTTATGGGCACTCAATAAACCTCTGGGGTTTTTTTCATGATGGATATCTATATGCCGCGCTTGGAAAGAATTTTCCTTGGGATAGTTGGTTAATACCATCTCAATCTGCTAGCCAGTTTCATGAATTCTCTCACCATCCACCACTTTTCTTTATATTAGAGGGAGTTTTTTTCAAGCTCTTTGGAAGTAGTTTTGCTGCAGCAAGAATATTTGGGTCATTGTGGGTACTTGCTTCAGCATTGATTACCTTTCACTTTATAAAGAAAAACTATAATAGCATTCTTGCATCCGTAAGTAGCATTCTTCTTTTAACTTTACCCAGTCTAATGAAAAAGTCTCGCTTTCCTAATATGGATCAAGCTTTACTTTTTTCTTATTTAACATGTCTTTTAATCTACTTTGAAGCCTATAGAAATCGATCTTCGAAGACTATGGCGTTGAGTGGATTATTTTGGGGGTTATCATTACTGATTAAAGGACTTTCTGGAGTACTTATATTGCCTCTCGTATTTATTCATCAGTTGATGGTAAGAAAATCACTAAGGTTTCTACTGGAAAGGGAAATTTGGGTGGCCTTTATTGTTGGTGGGCTTGTTTTTTCTTTGTGGCCAATATCGCTTTTTTCAATTGGGCGATTTGATATTTTCTTAAGCTATTTGGATTTTCAATTATTTTCGACTGCAATATCTGGCAGGGGAGAGACTGAGCTTAACTTCTTTCTGTACTTTTTTCACCTACTAAAATCAGCTCCACATATATGTTTTTTAACTCTTTTAAGTGTTTATCTCTTTGTTAAAGGAAGAATTAAGGAATTCAGAGAGTTTTATTTTTTTAATTTAGTATGCGTTGTAAGTTATTTGTTGATTTTGTCATGTATGAAATTCAAGTATTCGCATTATCTTATCCCAATTTACCCCTTTCTTTCTATTTTAGCAGGGTTCTCTGTCTACTCTTTAGTTGAAAAAAATCTAAAGAGGGTGACAATATCTTATGTCGCAATTCTTATTATTTCATTTGTCGTTTTATTCCCATTAGGTGTTACAAATAAGGTTAAGCGAGATAAGGAAGTATATGAAATCTCTAAATTATTTAAATCTCTTGAAAGGGTTCCAAGAAATTGGGTCATTGTAGATAATTCATATAGCTATTGGGCAATATCTGGATTGAGTTCCTACTTGTATGGAGCAAATCCTTATAATCTAAACTCTGATGAAGCACGAAAGAAAGCCCTTAGTTTATCAGATACGCTCTTTGTAACAAGAGGAAGTCTAATGAGTTCTGAATTGAAAAAGAGCTATAAACCACTTATGTCAGTGGAGTCAGATTTAAAATTCTGGGTGCCTAAAAAATCTTTAAAGCGAAAGATTGAGTAG